In Embleya scabrispora, the DNA window CAGGGCCGGCGCGATCCGCAGGTCGATGCGATCGGCCACGCCCGCCTCCCGCCACGTCTCGCGGGCGATGTCGGTCCATTCCTCGGACACGTCGCAACACAACAACCGGCCGTCCGCGGCCAGCCCCTTGGCGATGCACAGCGCCGAGTATCCGGTGAAGGTGCCGACCTCGACCGCGACCCGCGGCCGGACCACACCGGAGAGCAGCGTCAACAGCGCGCCCTGCTCGGCGGGCACCTGGAGCCCGGCCAACCCGCCCATGCCTCTGGTGCGTTCGATCACCGTGCGCTGCGCCGGGTCGGGCGCGAGCGAGTGGTCCAGGACGTAGTCGTACAGCTCCGGGGTGACGCGCACCTGCTTGTCGAAGGACATCGGTCAATTCTCCTCGGGTCGTTCCGGGCGCTCGGGCGGTTCGGGGAAGGCCGTGTCCCAGGGCAGCAGCAGCCCGAAGTCGCGGACCAGGAGCCGCAACACCTCGTGATCGTCGGCGAGCCGGCGCTCCTCGGTGGAGCCGTCGCTGCGCACCACGGTCAGCAGTCGGCCCACCACGTAGGCGCGCTCGTGCGGGCCGCTGCGCTGCACCCGCAGGGTGTGCCGGAACGGGGAGCCGGGATGGGTGGCGACGTACCAGTTCGCCACCTCGTAGTCGACCAACTCCCGGCGCTGGAGCGTGAACTCGTAGACGGTGAACCACCCGTCGTCGCCGTACACGGTCTGCAGCAGCCACCGGTCGTCCTCGCGCACCAGCCGGTAGCGCCACGCGCCCTGCGGGCTGGACACCCCCGGCAGCAGCGGCAGCGGCTCCAACAGGCCGCCGCTGCCGAAGCCGACGTCGGCGATGTAGGGGTGCGCCTCGCCGGGCACCTCGACCGCGAGCAGTATGTGGGTCAGCGGGCGGATCGCGTCGGAGCCCATCCGCACCCGCGCGGCCAGCCGGGTCACCCCGAAGCCCAGCGCCTCCAACACGCCCGCGAACAGCAGGTTGTGCTCGAAGCAGTAGCCGCCGCGGCCCTGCCGGACCAGCTTGTCCTCCAGGTCGGCCGGCTCCAGCGAGGGCACGCCGCCCAGGACGACCTCGACGTTCTCGAACGGGATGCCGACGACGTGCGCCAGGTGCAGCGAACGCAGCGTCGCCCACGTGGGCGCCCGCTCACCGGACCAGCCGATCCGGGCGAAGTAGGCGTCGAGGTCCGGATGGTGCTGATGGCGCTGTCGGCGCAAGAGCCGTCTCCTTCGGATCCGGCGCCCGGGTCCGGGCGTGGACCGATTCTCACACGCGTGTCCGCGCGGGTGGCACGGCTCGCGCGGCGTGCCACCCGATAGGTTCGGATCGGGTCGCACAGCGCCCCGGCCCGCGCCGTGCGGGCCCTCACGTGCACGGAGGTCGTCATGAGCGAGCAGCAGCCGGAGTCGCCGTCGGCGGCGGACGAGCGCGCCGTCGAGGAGTTGGCCGGGCGCATGTTCGAGGCCGCTCGGGTCGGCGACGCCGAGACGCTGGGTACCTACCTGGACGGCGGGCTGCCGGCGAACCTGGCCAACGACCGGGGCGACACGCTGGTGATGCTCGCCGCGTACCACGGACACGCCGACGCGGTAAGGGCGTTGCTGGCGCGCGGCGCGGATCCGGACCGGGCCAACGACCGCGGTCAGACGCCGCTCGCGGGCGCGGTGTTCAAGAACGAGCCGGAGGTGGCGGCGGCGTTGTTGGCGGCCGGCGCCGACCCCGACGCGGGCACGCCGAGCGCGCGCGAGACCGCGCGGATGTTCGGCAAGGAGGACATGCTTTCGGCGACCGGTGGGTAACAAAACCATGACCCTCCGTCAGTTCCCGCTCGCGCCAGGGACAGCCGGGCGTGAGGGAGTCGGGGGAGGCGCACACGATGTCCGACCAAGCCGCGATACCGCGACTCGACCTGGACGGATTCCCCACGGGCGCGGGGCTGCTGCACCTGAGATCGGATCTGCCCGAGGCCCTGGACGGCACGTTTTCCCCCTGGTGCGATCGACACCACGACGACCTGCTCAAGGTGCCCGGCTTTCGGCGCGCCCGCCGCTTCGTGCTGTGCGGCGCGTTCACCAACGGTGAGGCCGAGGTCGGGCCGCCGGCCGCGCGGTACCTGACCGTGTACGACCTCAAGCACGTGGGTGTGCTCCCCGCCGCGGGCGACGACGTGCACGACGCCGCCCGCACCCCGCTGCCGCCGGAACTGATCGGCGCGATCACCTCGTCCCGGCTGGACTGCCGCGAGGTGCGGCGCTGGCCGAACGTGTCGGCGAGCCGGCTGTTCCCGGCCGGCGACAAGGTGCTGCACCTGACCGCGCACGGGTCCGGCACGGCGATGGGTCGCTGGTTGCACGAGGAGGCGGTGGCCGAACTCCTGCGCTCACCGGGCGCGGTGGGCCTGCGCTGGTTCGACGCGGGCAACGGCCTGCACGTGCTGCTGTGCGAGGTGAGCGGCCCGATGTGGCCGCTGCCCCCGCACGTACCGCAGGACCTGGGCCCGGCGGTATGGAGCGGCTACCGCCAGGTGTATCTGGCCGACGCCCCCGCTTGACCGAGCGGCCGGGCCCAAGCCCCCGAAGTCGGCGTCACACCTCGGAGCGCACCACCTCGAACCCGGCCGCCTCCAGATCCGGAACCACCCGCGACGCGTCGCCCTCGACCACGACGGCCAGTTCGTCGGGCCGCAGATGGATCGCCGCCGCACGAGAGACCGCGGCCAGGTCGGTGGACCCGATCTCCGCGTACTCACGCGTCACGTGATCGTCCGGAAGGCCGTGCACGATCGCCTCGATCAACCTGCCGCCGATGCCGCCCGGCGTCTGCAGGTTGATCGGCATGCTGCCCAGCGCGTGGGCACGGGTCGCGGCGAGTTCGTCGGCGGTGACCCCGTCGGAGTGCATCCGGCGGATCTCGGCGATCGTGTCTTCCACCGCCGCGGCGGTGACCTCGGTGTGCACCGCCGCGGACATCGTGAACGCGCCCGAACGGCGGCCGTGGCCGAAGCTCGCGTGCGCGCCGTAGGTGTAGCCCTTGACCTCGCGCAGCAGGTGGTTGAGCCGCGAGCCGAAGCTGCCGCCCAGCACCTCGGCGCACAACTCGACGGCGATCAGGTCCGGGGTCGAGCGCGGCGCCGCGGTGTGCCCGATCCGCAACACGGACTGCACCGCGCCCGGCCGGTCCACCACGATCGCCTGCCGGGTCGAGGGCGCGCCGGTGAACTCGGCGAGTTCGGCGGGCCGGCCGGTGCCGGTCGCGCCCGCGAAGACGATCGTGCCCAGCGCCTCGAGGTCGATCGTGTCCAGGTCGCCGACCACGGCCAGGGTGCCGGGCGCGGTCATCCGGTCCGCGTGGAAGGCCCGGATCGCGTCCGCGGTCAGCGCGGCGGCGGTGTCCGGGGTGCCGCCGAGTACCCCGCCGAGCCGGTGAGCCGGCCCGAACAGGGCCTGTCGGAAGGCGAGTTGGGCGCGGGTGCCGGGCTGCGCCCAGGCGGTCTTCAGGGAGCGCACGTGGTCGGCGAGGAAACGCTCGACGTCGGCGTCGGTGAAGGCCGGGCGGCGGATCGCCTCGGCGACCAGGTCCAGGCCCGCGGTGAGCCGGTCGGCGGGCAGGTCGAGGCCCACCTCCTGGGTCTCCCACCCGCAGGCGATCCGCCACTGCGCGCCGAGGGCCTCGACGGCCACGCCGAACGCGTCGGCGTCGCGATCGAGGCTGCCCTCGTCGAGCAGTGAGCAGGTGATCCGGGCCAGGCCGTCCAGGCCGACCGGTTCGTGCAGCGCGCCGCTTTCCATGACCGACTTGGCCCAGGCCAGGCGGTGTCCGGGCAGGTGCGCGCCGACCACCTCGCCGCCGGCCACGGTGACCCGGCGCACCTCGGGGAAGCGGTACGGGCGCGGCTCGGAGCCGGTGGGCCGCTCGGCGACCAGGGTGTGTCGGGTCCCGACGTGTGCGCTCATGCGGCGGCCTCCGGCTCGTCCGTGTCGATCCCGGCGCCCGCCTGGGCGGCCTCGGGCAGGAACTCCAGCACGATGCGGTTGTCCGCGTGCAGGATCTGGCGGGCGACGCGGTGCACGTCGTCGGCGGTGACCGCGAGCAGGTGGTCGAGGTGGTCGCGGATCGACTCGGCGTCGCCGAAGCGGGTGGTGAAGCGGCCGATCGCGTCGGCCCGGCCGCCGGCGGTGGACAACTCGCGCAGCCAGTCGCCGGCGAGCATCGCCCGCACCCGGTCGAGTTCGGCCTCGGTCACCCCCTCGTCCGCCACCCGGTCGCACACCGCGACATAGGCGTCGAGGAGTTCGCCGGGTCCGGTGCCCTCGCTCGGCGCGCACGAGCCCATCAGGACCGACTCGTGGTTGAGGTAGCCCCACGCGGACAGGAACGCGCCGCTGGACTGGGCCAGATTGCGGGCGGTGACCAACTCGCGGTACAGCCGGCTGCCCCGGCCGCGTCCGACGACCGCGGCGAGCACGGTCGAGGCGGGCCCGTCCGGGGTGCCGAAGCGCGGCGCCCGGTGGCACAGGAACAGGCGCGGCGTGGGCACGTCCCGGTACACCGTCACGTGCCGCCCGGCGCCGAAGCGGGCGGGCAGCGGGTCGGGGCAGGGCTGCGGGAAGGAGCCGCGCGGGGCGATCCCGCCGAAGTAGCGCTCGGCGAGTGCGACCACGCGGTCCGGGTCGACGTCGCCGACCACGGTCAGCACCGCGTTGTCCGGCGCGTAGTAGGTCTCGTGGAAGGCGGTGAAGTCGGCCAGTTCGGCGCTGTCCAACTCCTCCATCGAACCGATCGTGGACGTCGCGTAGGGGTGGCCCGGCGGGTAGGCCAGGGCTGTCATCTCCTCGCTCCAGGTCCCGTACGGCACGTTGTCGTAGCGCTGCCGGCGCTCGTTCTTGACCACCTCGCGCTGGTTGTCCAGGGTCTCCTGGGTCAGCGCGAGCGAGCCCATCCGGTCGGCCTCCAGCCACAGCGCGAGGTCGAGCCGGCCCGAGGGCACCGTCTGGTAGTAGTTGGTCCGGTCCGGGTTGGTCGAGGCGTTGATCCCGTCGCCGCCGCAGCCCTCGACGGCGGCGAAGTGCCCGCCCTTGTCGACGTGCGCGGAGCCCTCGAACATCAGGTGCTCGAAGAGGTGGGCGAAGCCGTGCTTGCCCTCGACCTCGTGCCGCGAACCCACGTCGTACCAGAGGTTGACCGCGGCGAGCGGCACCGTGGTGTCGGGGCAGACCACCACACGCAGACCGTTGGCGAGCCTGGTCCGGTGCAGGGCCCACGGGAAGTGGGCGGAAGTTGACGGCACGTCAGGCTCCTCCGGGAGTGCGGCGATCGACGACGAACCGCCATTGTTCCAGGCGGGCACGGTCGGCGGGCGCGACCCCGAACGCACGACGACCACCCGCCCGGGCGCGTGCCCTGGGCGGGTGGTCGTCGTGCGTGGTCGTCGTGCGTGCCGTGCCGGGGAGTTACTTGACGAGCGCGGCGAACTTGGCCAGCGACTCGATCAGCGCCTCCTGGGTGGCCTTGGTGACCTTGCCGGCCATCATCTGTACCGCGCCGCCCTTGACCTCGGACTCGATTCGCAGGATCGAACCGTCGCCGGACGCCTCGACGATGAAGATCTCGGTCATGATCACGCCCATCGGGCCCTTGCCGTCGAGGGCGAGGGACTTGCCCGCCTCGACGTCCTTGATCGTCCACTTGATGTCCGCCGGGAAGCCCATCAGCTTCATCTTCTCGTCGTACGCCACGCCGGCTTCGAGCTTCTCCGGGGCGCCGTTCGGGAACTCGACGTGCGGGACCATCCATTCGCCGAAGACGCTGTAGTCGGTCAGCTTCGCCCACACGGCCTCGGGACTGGCAGCGACCTCGACCTGCTCGTTGATGACGGGCATGCGTGTGTCCTCACGGTTTCGATCTGTTTCGATCTGCGGAGAGCTTGCGGCTCGGAGCATGGAGTGCACGGAACGTACCGCCGATATGTGACACAGTCAATGGTGTCGAGGAGTAAAAAGAGAACGTGTTCTAGTTAGCGTGTCGCCCGCGTTGACTACGCTCGGGCGGCATGACGAGCACGCTGCCGGGGATACCGCCCGGCCCGGAAACCGGGGCCGGGGGAGGGGCCGTCCTCGAAGCCGTGCTGGAGCGGATCACGTACCAAAACGACGAGAACGGCTGGACCGTCGCCCGGGTGGACACCGGCCGCAGCGGCACCGAACTGCTCACCGTGGTCGGCGCGCTGCTCGGCGCGCAGCCCGGCGAGTCGATTCGGATGCGCGGCCGGTGGGGCAGCCATCCGCAGTTCGGCAAACAATTCCAGGTCGAATCGTTCAGCACCGTGCTGCCGGCCACCGTGCAGGGCATCCGCCGCTACCTCGGCTCCGGGCTGATCAAGGGCATCGGCCCCAAGACCGCCGACCGGATCGTCGAGCACTTCGGGGTGCGCTCGCTCGATGTGATCGACGAGGACGCCACGCAGCTCATCCAGGTCCCGGGTCTGGGTCCCAAGCGCACCAAGCTGATCGCCGCCGCGTGGGAGGAGCAGAAGGCGATCAAGGAGGTGATGGTCTTCCTCCAGGGCATCGGGATCTCCACCTCTCCGGCGGTGCGGATCTTCAAGGAGTACGGCGACGCGTCGATCACCGTGGTGCGCACCGAGCCCTACCGGCTCGCCGCCGACGTGTGGGGGATCGGCTTCAAGACCGCCGACGCGATCGCCAAGGCGGTCGGGATACCGCACGACGCGCCGCAGCGGATCAAGGCCGGCCTGCAATACACGCTGTCCGAGGGCTCCGACAGCGGCCACTGCTACCTGCCCGCCGACGTCCTGGTCGACGCGGCGGTGAAGATCCTCGACGTGCCCTCCGACCTCGTGGTGCGCTGCCTGAACGACCTGATCGCGGAGGAGGGCGTGGTCTGCGAGGAACTGCCCGGCCCGGTCACCGTGTCCGGGACGCAGGGCGATCCGGTGCAGGCGGTCTACCTGGTGCCGTTCCACCGCGCCGAACTCTCCCTCGCCGGGCGGGTGCGCGCGCTGCTGGGCGCGCGCGAGGACCGGCTGGCCGCGTTCGCCGACCTGGACTGGACCCGGGCGCTGAGCTGGCTGCGCGGCCGCACCGGCACGGCGCTGGCACCCGAGCAGGAGCAGGCCGTACGGCTCGCGCTGACCAGCAAGGTCGCGGTGCTCACCGGCGGCCCGGGCTGTGGCAAGAGCTTCACGGTGCGATCCGTGGTCGAACTGGCCCGCGCGCGCGACGCGAAGGTGATCCTGGCCGCGCCCACCGGCCGGGCCGCCAAGCGGCTGGCCGAGCTGACCGGGTGCGAAGCGGCCACCGTGCACCGGCTGTTGCAGCTCCAGCCCGGCGGCAACGCGGCCTACGACCAGGACAAGCCGCTCGACGCCGACCTCGTGGTGGTCGACGAGGCGTCCATGCTGGACCTGCTGCTCGCCAACAAGCTGATCAAGGCGATACCGGCGGGCGCGCACGTGTTGTTCGTCGGCGACGTGGACCAGTTGCCCAGCGTCGGCGCCGGCGAGGTGCTGCGCGACCTGCTCGCGGCCGAACGGGTGCCCCGGGTGCGGTTGACCCAGATCTTCCGCCAGGCCCAGCAGTCGGGCGTGGTGACCAACGCACACCGGATCAACGCCGGCCGCCCGCCGGTCACCGACGGGCTGAACGACTTCTTCCTGTTCCCGGCGGAGGAGACCGAGGACGCGGCCACGTTGACCGTGGACGTGGTCGCCCGGCGCATCCCGCGCAAGTTCGGTCTGGACCCGCGCCGCGACATCCAGGTGCTCGCTCCCATGCACCGCGGCCCCGCCGGCGCCGGCGCGCTCAACCTGCTGCTTCAGCAGGCGCTCACCCCCTCGCGCGAGGGCCTGCCGGAGAAGCGGTTCGGCGGGCGCGTCTTCCGGGTCGGTGACAAGGTCACCCAGATCCGCAACAACTACGACAAAGGCGCCAACGGTGTCTTCAACGGCACCGGCGGGGTGGTCGTCGCGCTGTCCCCCGAGGAGCAGAAGCTCGTGGTGCGCACGGAGGAGGACGAGGAGGTCGACTACGACTTCGCCGAACTCGACGAGCTGTCGCACGCGTACGCGGTGACCATCCACCGCTCCCAGGGCAGCGAGTATCCGGCGGTGGTGGTGCCGGTGACCACGGGTGCCTGGATGATGCTCCAGCGCAATCTGCTCTACACCGCGATCACCCGCGCCAAGCGCCTGGTGGTGCTGGTCGGCTCGCGGCGCGCGCTCGGCCAGGCGGTGCGCACGGTGTCGGCGGGCAAGCGGTTCACGGGGCTGGCGCACCGGCTGCGCTAGGGGTGGGCCGGGGCGGTCGGGCCGCGCGTGATCCGGCCCCGCGTGGGCCGGCTCCGGGCCCGGAAACGCCGGACGCCGCCACCCCGAGGGGTGACGGCGTCCGAAGCGGTGGCGCGGGGTGCCGGCTAGCGGATCATCCGCAGGCCGATGCGCTCCACGCCCTTGCGGGCCATCGCCATCGCGGGCACGAGCAGGGCCAGGGTGACCTGGGTGGTCGCGCCCATGTTGAGCATCCATTCGCTGCCGGGCGCGTCGGCCGCCCAGGCGATCAGGCAGCTCATGCTCAGCCCGATCCCGGCCATGACCAGGATCGCCATGTTGCCCTGGGGCTTGGGGTACTCGATCCGACTGACCATCAGCCCGGACACGGCCACGATCAGCACCGCGGCCGGCGTGAACGGCAGGTCGAGCAGCACGATCGAGACGACCGTCATCGCGCCCATCGGGATGGGCATGCCCTGGAATACCCCTGGACGCCCCGGCGTGGTCGCGAATCTGGCCAGCCGCAGGACACCGGCGATCAGCACCGACAGCGCCACCAGTACCGCGGCCGGCGCCTGACCCGCGTTCACCGGCACGGCGGCCCAGGTGACCACGAAGAACGCCGGCGCGACACCGAAGGTGATCACGTCCGCGAGGTTGTCCAGCTGCGCGCCGAGCGAGGACATCCGCAGCTTGCGGGCGACCATGCCGTCACACAGGTCGCACAACGCGCCGACCAGCATCAGCACCACGGCCGCCGCCATGCCGCGCTCGGCCGAGACGCCGACGTCGCCGCCGCGCTGCGCCATCACCGAGCAGGCGAGGAAGTAGATCGCCATGAACCCGCACGCCGCGTTGCCCAGTGTGAGCACGTCGGCGACCGAGATCCGCGAGGACAGGCACGCCTGCGGATCGTCCTCGACCGGGGTGCCCAGGATGTTCAGCTCGGCGACATCCAGGTCGGCCGTATCGTCGTAGTCAGTCCCGGTCAAGACGTGTCTCTCCCGCCGTCGTCCGTTGTCCCACGGTCACCGCGGGCTCGACGCCCGGCGGCAGGTACACGTCCACGCGCGAGCCGAACCGGATCAGGCCGATGCGGTCGCCGCGGGCGACCTCGGTACCCGGCTCCAGATACGGCACGATGCGCCGCGCGACGGTGCCGGCGATCTGCACCAGCTCCACGTCGCCGATCGCGGTGTCGAAGATCCACACAACGCGCTCGTTGTGTTCGCTTTCCTTGTTGAACGCCGGAACGAATCCGCCGGCCTTGTGCTCCACGGACTTCACGACGCCGTCGAGCGGCGCACGGTTCACGTGCACGTTCAACGGGCTCATGAACGTCGCGACCCGGGTGCGGCCGTCGGGCCAGGGGTCGATGCTCTGGACCACGCCGTCGGCCGAGGCGATCACGCCGTCGCCGATGACGCGCTCCGGGTCACGGAAGAACCACAGCATGCCACCGGTGAGCGCCAGCGTCGGCACGGCCGCGAGGGCCCAGCGCCGGTTGCGCAGTGCGGCCAAACCGGTCAACGCGCCGGTCACGGCCGTCGGCACCAGCCAGGGAGAAGCTCCCTTGGCCAGGCGCGGCCGTTGCGTCGGCACGAACCCCGCCGAAGCCGGCGAGGGGGAATCGTCACTCATCGAGAACCTTTGTCGGGGGGCGTGCCCGTCGGTAACGGGCGGCACTCGGCGGATGCTACCTAGACGGAGGGCCATCGCGCTTCCGGCGGTGATTGCTCACGACGTACCGACTTTGCCCAAATCAGCGTAATTCGGACGCCGATCGAGTCATTTTCGGTCGTGGAACCGGTTGCCCGTATCCACAAGGTTGCCCTCCGCGCATGCCCGCTGTGAAGAGGCCGCGGGTCCCGCTCCCCGTACGCGGTCCGTGGCATCGATCACGTTGGCCGTAGCGTCCCTGTGGTGCCTGCCCCATGGTGAAGGCCAGGCCGGATCGTCACGAAACCGTGACACGGCGGAGGGTCGGTGACCCACCGCCGTGTTCCAAGGGTAAGGGGAGTTATGTGACGTTCCGTCAGTTGGGCGGCGAAACAAGGCCGACCATCGTGCCCGGGCGCTCCCCGGTGGGCTCGGCGTCGAGCACGGTGGGCACGCCGCGCACGATGGTGGCCCGTACCCCGGCCGGTCCGCGCGTGAAGCGCCACGAGCCGTCCGGGTTGTCGTAGCGCTTCTCCTCCGGCCGCACCTCGATCTCGTCGAGCGCGAACACCACGAGGTCGCCGGCCAGGCCGGGGGCGATCACGCCCCGGTCGCCCAGGCCGAAGAAGCCGGCGAGCTTGCCGGTGAGGTTGTGCACCGCCTGCTCGACGCTCAGCAGGCCGGTGTCGCGCACGTAGCGGGTGAGCAGATAGACGTTCTCGCCGGAGCCGCAGAACAGTTGCAGGTGCGCGCCGGAGTCGTTGATGTTGGTCAGCGTGTGCGGCTCGGCGAACAGGCCGGCCACGACGGGCTCGTCGAACGCGTCCGGGATGCCGCGCAGGCAGGACAGGATCCCGTTGTGGCCGATCCAGGTGGCCAGCGCGTCGGAGATGTGCAGCCCCTCCCGGTCGGCGTACTCCTTGAGCGAGATGCCCAGCGGGCCGTGCCCGGTCTCCGAGATGGCCAGGATCAGCGACTCGGGGCGATCCAGTCGAGATGTCGACGACGAGACCCGGTTGTCCCAGTCCTCGCGGGCCCGGGCCCGCCACTGCGGATCGGCCAGGGTGGCGAGCTTGGTCTCGGCCGGACCGTTGATCCAGTGGTTCCACGCGGCGACCCGCTGGAAGGTGAGCGCGCGCTCGAAGTTGAAGAACGGCTCCAGCGGTTTATGCGGCACGTTGGGCCAGAAGTCGACCCCGTCGGCGCGCAGCCTGCGGTGCAGCGCGATGGTCTGTTCGCGCAG includes these proteins:
- a CDS encoding O-methyltransferase yields the protein MSFDKQVRVTPELYDYVLDHSLAPDPAQRTVIERTRGMGGLAGLQVPAEQGALLTLLSGVVRPRVAVEVGTFTGYSALCIAKGLAADGRLLCCDVSEEWTDIARETWREAGVADRIDLRIAPALETLDALPSHPHIDLAFIDANKDGYISYWEALVPRMRPNGLLIADNVLYGGQVLKPDGDPTPAAVHAFNEHVKADRRVEPVMLPVADGITLARVRALDED
- a CDS encoding M16 family metallopeptidase; the protein is MPSTSAHFPWALHRTRLANGLRVVVCPDTTVPLAAVNLWYDVGSRHEVEGKHGFAHLFEHLMFEGSAHVDKGGHFAAVEGCGGDGINASTNPDRTNYYQTVPSGRLDLALWLEADRMGSLALTQETLDNQREVVKNERRQRYDNVPYGTWSEEMTALAYPPGHPYATSTIGSMEELDSAELADFTAFHETYYAPDNAVLTVVGDVDPDRVVALAERYFGGIAPRGSFPQPCPDPLPARFGAGRHVTVYRDVPTPRLFLCHRAPRFGTPDGPASTVLAAVVGRGRGSRLYRELVTARNLAQSSGAFLSAWGYLNHESVLMGSCAPSEGTGPGELLDAYVAVCDRVADEGVTEAELDRVRAMLAGDWLRELSTAGGRADAIGRFTTRFGDAESIRDHLDHLLAVTADDVHRVARQILHADNRIVLEFLPEAAQAGAGIDTDEPEAAA
- a CDS encoding M16 family metallopeptidase; translated protein: MSAHVGTRHTLVAERPTGSEPRPYRFPEVRRVTVAGGEVVGAHLPGHRLAWAKSVMESGALHEPVGLDGLARITCSLLDEGSLDRDADAFGVAVEALGAQWRIACGWETQEVGLDLPADRLTAGLDLVAEAIRRPAFTDADVERFLADHVRSLKTAWAQPGTRAQLAFRQALFGPAHRLGGVLGGTPDTAAALTADAIRAFHADRMTAPGTLAVVGDLDTIDLEALGTIVFAGATGTGRPAELAEFTGAPSTRQAIVVDRPGAVQSVLRIGHTAAPRSTPDLIAVELCAEVLGGSFGSRLNHLLREVKGYTYGAHASFGHGRRSGAFTMSAAVHTEVTAAAVEDTIAEIRRMHSDGVTADELAATRAHALGSMPINLQTPGGIGGRLIEAIVHGLPDDHVTREYAEIGSTDLAAVSRAAAIHLRPDELAVVVEGDASRVVPDLEAAGFEVVRSEV
- the pssA gene encoding CDP-diacylglycerol--serine O-phosphatidyltransferase; translation: MTGTDYDDTADLDVAELNILGTPVEDDPQACLSSRISVADVLTLGNAACGFMAIYFLACSVMAQRGGDVGVSAERGMAAAVVLMLVGALCDLCDGMVARKLRMSSLGAQLDNLADVITFGVAPAFFVVTWAAVPVNAGQAPAAVLVALSVLIAGVLRLARFATTPGRPGVFQGMPIPMGAMTVVSIVLLDLPFTPAAVLIVAVSGLMVSRIEYPKPQGNMAILVMAGIGLSMSCLIAWAADAPGSEWMLNMGATTQVTLALLVPAMAMARKGVERIGLRMIR
- a CDS encoding ankyrin repeat domain-containing protein, with protein sequence MSEQQPESPSAADERAVEELAGRMFEAARVGDAETLGTYLDGGLPANLANDRGDTLVMLAAYHGHADAVRALLARGADPDRANDRGQTPLAGAVFKNEPEVAAALLAAGADPDAGTPSARETARMFGKEDMLSATGG
- a CDS encoding arylamine N-acetyltransferase family protein — its product is MRRQRHQHHPDLDAYFARIGWSGERAPTWATLRSLHLAHVVGIPFENVEVVLGGVPSLEPADLEDKLVRQGRGGYCFEHNLLFAGVLEALGFGVTRLAARVRMGSDAIRPLTHILLAVEVPGEAHPYIADVGFGSGGLLEPLPLLPGVSSPQGAWRYRLVREDDRWLLQTVYGDDGWFTVYEFTLQRRELVDYEVANWYVATHPGSPFRHTLRVQRSGPHERAYVVGRLLTVVRSDGSTEERRLADDHEVLRLLVRDFGLLLPWDTAFPEPPERPERPEEN
- a CDS encoding ATP-dependent RecD-like DNA helicase, whose product is MTSTLPGIPPGPETGAGGGAVLEAVLERITYQNDENGWTVARVDTGRSGTELLTVVGALLGAQPGESIRMRGRWGSHPQFGKQFQVESFSTVLPATVQGIRRYLGSGLIKGIGPKTADRIVEHFGVRSLDVIDEDATQLIQVPGLGPKRTKLIAAAWEEQKAIKEVMVFLQGIGISTSPAVRIFKEYGDASITVVRTEPYRLAADVWGIGFKTADAIAKAVGIPHDAPQRIKAGLQYTLSEGSDSGHCYLPADVLVDAAVKILDVPSDLVVRCLNDLIAEEGVVCEELPGPVTVSGTQGDPVQAVYLVPFHRAELSLAGRVRALLGAREDRLAAFADLDWTRALSWLRGRTGTALAPEQEQAVRLALTSKVAVLTGGPGCGKSFTVRSVVELARARDAKVILAAPTGRAAKRLAELTGCEAATVHRLLQLQPGGNAAYDQDKPLDADLVVVDEASMLDLLLANKLIKAIPAGAHVLFVGDVDQLPSVGAGEVLRDLLAAERVPRVRLTQIFRQAQQSGVVTNAHRINAGRPPVTDGLNDFFLFPAEETEDAATLTVDVVARRIPRKFGLDPRRDIQVLAPMHRGPAGAGALNLLLQQALTPSREGLPEKRFGGRVFRVGDKVTQIRNNYDKGANGVFNGTGGVVVALSPEEQKLVVRTEEDEEVDYDFAELDELSHAYAVTIHRSQGSEYPAVVVPVTTGAWMMLQRNLLYTAITRAKRLVVLVGSRRALGQAVRTVSAGKRFTGLAHRLR
- a CDS encoding N-acyl-D-amino-acid deacylase family protein, with the translated sequence MADLLVRGGTVVDGTGAPPTPADVRIRGGVIVEVGPGLAPAGGAERVVEAGGAYVAPGFIEAHTHVDGAMWWNPDLDPLPAYGTTTVVFGNCGMSVAPLRESARGPVLDLFCFLEDLPLSAFQDKVPWTWERWPEYRRAVEGQAVSVNVAGFVGHLTLRTTVMGAEASWGRAATGEEIAEMAALLDESLTHGAIGLSTNVFDKDRYLKPVPTRLAEDAEFEALADVLARHPGATLQLITRFNEPDNIDADVERFARICKPRGIRAQWTAIPSTVREDYLREQTIALHRRLRADGVDFWPNVPHKPLEPFFNFERALTFQRVAAWNHWINGPAETKLATLADPQWRARAREDWDNRVSSSTSRLDRPESLILAISETGHGPLGISLKEYADREGLHISDALATWIGHNGILSCLRGIPDAFDEPVVAGLFAEPHTLTNINDSGAHLQLFCGSGENVYLLTRYVRDTGLLSVEQAVHNLTGKLAGFFGLGDRGVIAPGLAGDLVVFALDEIEVRPEEKRYDNPDGSWRFTRGPAGVRATIVRGVPTVLDAEPTGERPGTMVGLVSPPN
- a CDS encoding type II toxin-antitoxin system Rv0910 family toxin, encoding MPVINEQVEVAASPEAVWAKLTDYSVFGEWMVPHVEFPNGAPEKLEAGVAYDEKMKLMGFPADIKWTIKDVEAGKSLALDGKGPMGVIMTEIFIVEASGDGSILRIESEVKGGAVQMMAGKVTKATQEALIESLAKFAALVK
- a CDS encoding phosphatidylserine decarboxylase, coding for MSDDSPSPASAGFVPTQRPRLAKGASPWLVPTAVTGALTGLAALRNRRWALAAVPTLALTGGMLWFFRDPERVIGDGVIASADGVVQSIDPWPDGRTRVATFMSPLNVHVNRAPLDGVVKSVEHKAGGFVPAFNKESEHNERVVWIFDTAIGDVELVQIAGTVARRIVPYLEPGTEVARGDRIGLIRFGSRVDVYLPPGVEPAVTVGQRTTAGETRLDRD